From Paenibacillus sp. PL2-23:
CGAAAAAATACGTTTAAAGCCTTCGATGGGATTTAGCTTCTTCAGCTGAAATTTAAGACCTTCTCCCGTAAGCAAAAATCCGAATTGCATGATGTTGCCGACAACGCCCGCCAGCATAACGATGGCGAAAATGGGCAGCAGCATCATAAGAAATTGCGCGGCAATATTCATAAACAGCTCCATGACGTTGGCGGTTGTCAGCTCCATATTGAGCCAATGCTGGAAGAGTCCGCCGAACATGGCATCCACGCGGTTTCTATAATAATCGCCAAGCATCATGAATGAAGCGAACACGAACAGAAGAATAAATGCTCCGGGCAAATCCTGCGATTTGGCGACCTGGCCCTTCTTCCTGGCATCCTGGCGTTTCTTGGGTGTCGCTTTTTCCGTTTTCTCTTGGTTGAACATCTGCAAATCAAGCTGGAATCGAAACTTGCGCACCCTTGAAAGCCTCCTATTGTCCTTCTTGCGATCCGCCTTGAATTACCGCGAACAGCTGCTCCAGCGAATCGAACATAATGGAGAACAGCTTCTCGAACAAGGTCGCAAGTCCTGGCATAAGCAGGACGATCAAAAATAAACCCAGCATCAGCTTCAATGGCACACCAATAACAAATACATTGAATTGAGGCGCTGTTTTCGTCAAAAAGCCTAACCCTAAATCTGTCAGAAACATAGCCACTACGAGCGGGGCAGCGATTTGCAGGGCCAGCAGAAACGTATTGCTGAACACTCTTACCAGCAGCTCCGTTACGTTACCGCTCATCAGCCTGGCGAACAGCTCATTATCCAGCGGGATCCACTGGTAGCTGTCCATCAGTCCAGATAGCATATAATGATGGCCGTTCATCATCAGGAAAACGACCAGCATCAGCATAAATTTGAAATTGCCCAGAAGCGGCGCCGAAACACCGGAATGCGGATCTACGACGTTCGCCATCGCAAAGCCGATCTGCATATCCATTAAAGCGCCAGCGGTTTGCACCACCATAAAAAACAGATAAACGACGAACCCTATTAATAGACCGATAATAATTTCCCTCAGCACCGACAAGACATAAAGCGCATCCGGGACGATCGTCTGCTCCATGCCATAGGAGAGAAACACGATCAGCGATATAAAAAAGCCGAGGCCCAGTTTAAACGTATTCGGCACACCTCGGGAAGAAAAGACTGGAGCAACGACGAAAAACGCAGTAATTCGACAAAAAATAAGCAAAAAAATGGGGAAACCCTGTACGATCGCATTCATGCTCTCACAACCTAACCGATATACTGATGAAGATTATTCAGTAAGTTGTAGGTGAAATCGACGATCGTATTCAGTATCCATGGACCAAATACGATAATGGATACAAACACAGCGACAATTTTTGGGACAAAAGCAAGCGTCTGCTCCTGGATTTGCGTCGTCGCCTGGAACACGCTGACGATCAAACCTACTATCAGAGCAAGTGCAAGCATGGGTGCGCTGGCTTTCAGAACGGTAAAAACCGCATCTCCGGCTAGTCCGATTACAAAATCCGCGCTCATCGCCTTCATCACCTGCACTTATCATGTATTAAAACTGAGCAGCAACGATTTGGTGATCAAGTACCACCCGTCTACCAGAACAAACAGGAGCAGCTTAAAAGGAAGCGAAATCATAATAGGCGGCAGCATCATCATACCCATTGCCATTAGCGTGCTGGATACGATCATATCGATAACCAGAAACGGGATAAAGATCATAAATCCCATCTGGAACGCTGTCTTCAGCTCACTGATTGCGTATGCTGGGACAAGAACAGTCAGCGGTATGTCTTCTATGGTCGCCGGCTTCTCCGTCTTCGTATAATTCATGAAGAGCATGAGATCCTTTTCCCTTGTATGGACGAACATAAATTCCTTCATCGGTACCGCAGCCTTATCGAATGCTTCCGTCTGCGTCAATTCCCCCTTCAGATAGGGCTGAAGGGCCGTCTCGTTCACCTGGCCGAACGTAGGCGCCATAATGAACAAGGTGAGAAATAACGCGAGTCCGATCAGCACCTGATTCGGGGGCATCATCTGAGTCCCGAGGGACGTCCTGACGAAGCTGAGAACGATGACGATTCTTGTGAAGCTGGTCATCAGCACGAGTATGGCTGGCGCAAGGCTTAACACGGTAATGAGCAGCAATAGCGTTAAAGCGCTAGTGCCCGGCTGCTCCCCCTCCGCCCCTCCGATGTCGATTGACACGTCTGGCAGGGGATTGGCGAAAGCATGCGGCTGCGCCAGCATCGAGAACAGCAGCACAGCAGCAATAGACAGCAGCAGCTTATTTCTTCTCATGATCCATCAACCGTTCATTTGTATTATGTTCATGAAGCATAGCCTCCAATTGCTGTTTGCGATCGGACTGCTTGCTCATCTTGGATTGAAGCATATCCTGGAAGCTGGAGGCTTCGTTCCACTCCCCTGGCTCATCCCCGTCAGTCTTGGAGCGGCGCTGCCACTTGTCCAAGATGGACTTAAAGTCCACCCTCTTCCATGTCGTATCGCCCTGACGCTCCAATGCGGCTGCCAGCTGCGCCGCCTCCTCCGGATCGGTCAGCTTATCCAGCAACGTAATTTGTTGTCCAACGCCTACAATATAGATTCGCCCGCCTATATCTACAACCTGAAGCGATTGATTCTGGCCCAGCGCTATACCGCCAAGCGAACGCATGGAACGGTTGCCGCCCCATAGCTGATTGCGCTTGGACAGCCACTTCAGTGCAAACAGGATTAGCGCGACGACGACGGCCAGCGCAACCATGACCCAAACGAGGCTGCTGATCAAATCTGAGGCCGATGCGCCGGGAATATTGTCCTGCGGCTGCCCCAGGTCACCGATGCCGCTGGAATCAGCAGCAGCCAGTGTCGGCAATGCAGCCCACCCTACTAGCGTAAGGAGAGCCGCGCGCATTCTAGGATCCTTCATGATAGGGAAACCGTTACCCTAACGTTTTCTTAATCGCTTCGATAACGCGATCCGCTTGGAACGGCTTGACAATAAAGTCCTTTGCTCCAGCCTGGATGGCATCAATAACCATCGCTTGCTGACCCATCGCAGAACACATGATCACCTTCGCGTTGCCGTCGAGCTTTTTGATTTCCTTAAGCGCGGAGATCCCGTCCATCTCGGGCATCGTAATGTCCATTGTAATCAGATCCGGCTTAAGCTCCTTGTACTTCTCAACTGCCTGCGCACCATCCTGCGCTTCTCCAACTACCTCGTACCCGTTTTTGGACAGGATATCACGAATCATCATGCGCATAAATGCGGCGTCGTCTACGATAAGAATGCGGTTTGCCATCTTCATTTCCTCCTAGGATGTTATTGTAATTTTTGAATGCGGTCCCACTGGCTTACGATATCCGTGACGCGAACGCCGAAATTCTCATCGATAACAACAACCTCGCCTTTGGCAATCAGCTTGTTATTGACCAGAATATCGACAGGCTCGCCTGCCAGCTTGTCCAGCTCAATAATTGAGCCCTGAGAAAGCTCAAGAATATCCTTAATTTGTTTCTGGGTCCTACCTAATTCTACAGTGACCTTCAACGGTATGTCGAGCAATAAATTCAAATTCGTGCCGTCATTCGACGCAAATTGCGGCTGGCCAAAGTTGGCGAATTGAACAGGCTGCACATTCACATTTCGATTCGGGCTTGGCGCGTATCCGGCTGGCGGATATTGCCCCGCGTATGGATCATAGGCCGCAGCAGGCTGCCCATATCCAGGATATGGTGGAGCTGGCGGCTGCTGATACATTGGCGGTGGCGTCGGAGGAGCCATCATGCCCGCTGCCGCCGCTTGGTGCATGCCCGCATATGGATCGGGGGCCGCTGCCGCCGCTGGCTGCGCTGGCGCAGGCGCAGGCGCAGGTGGAGGCGTTGGCGCTGCTGCCGCAGGCGCCGGGGCAGGTGTCGGAGCTGGCAGCTCTTCAGCCGTACCCATTAGAATAGATACCATCTGCTTCGCGAACGTTACCGGCAGTAGCTGCATGATGGTGGAATCAATTAAATCGCCAATTGCAAGCCGGAATGAAATTTTGATGAACACATCGACAGGAGGAAGATGCCCCATGCCGTCTCCGTTATGAACATCCAGAATATCGATTCCAGGCGGTGAAATGTTGACAAAGCGATTGAAGATAGTTGACATCGACGTTGCCGAGGAGCCCATCATCTGATTCATGGCTTCCTGCACAGCGCTGATATGAATTTCATTCAGCTCGCCAGGAACCACCTGTCCCTCGCCGCCCAGCATCAAATCCGCAATAACCTGCGCGTCGTTCGTATGGATAACAAGCGAGTTAATGCCTTCGAAGCCGTCAACATAATTGACGCTGACCGCGACATGCGGCTTAGGAAATATATCGCCAAGCTCCTCGCGCTTGACCAAGGTAACCGTTGGCGTCGTAATATCTACTTTTTTGCCCAGCAGCGTCGACAATGCGGTAGCCGCGCTCCCAAAGGTAATGTTGCCGATTTCCCCCAGCGCGTCCTGCTCCATCTCGGACAAATAATCGGAGAGCACGACATCATTGGAAGGCGCTTCTTCAGGCTCGCCAGAGGATTGACGAAGCAGCGCGTCGATTTCCTCTTGTGACAAATAATCCTTACTCATCATTTTCTTCTTCAGCTCCTTCGTTTACGATTTTGTCCACTTGTATCGCAATTTTATCTCGAACCGAGCCTGGGCTTCCGATAAATTTTAATTTATCTCCAACAAAGATTTTTAAGCCTTCATCTACCGACTTGTTTAGATTTAACACATCGCCGGCGCTAAGGGACAGAAATTCGTTGATCGTAATGGACGTCTCGCCAAGCTCCGCAACAATGGGCAGCTTCGCTTTGTTTACGCGCTGCTCCAGAATTTCCACTTCGCCAGGGATACGCTCCTTCTTCTGCGACACGAACCAGTGATGAACAGACAGCCGCGGCATAATCGGCTCGATGACGACGTGCGGTATACATAGGTTGATCATGCCAGTCGTATCGCCAATCTTGGTACTGAATGAGATAAGGGCGATGGTTTCGTTAGGCGATACAATCTGCATGAATTGCGGATTCGTCTCCAGCGCCTCCAGTCGAGGCTGAATATCCATAACCGTCTTCCATGCTTCCTGCAGGCTGTCGAATGTTCTGGCGAATATTCTCTCCATAACAGTTGTTTCGATTTCGGTCAAATTGCTGATCTTGGAGGGAGCCACGCCTTGTCCGCCCAGCATCCTGTCCAGCATCGCATAAGCGACGTTGGGATGCACCTCCAGCACCATCCGCCCTTCCAGCGGCTCGGCTTCAAATATGTTCAGAATCGTCATTTTGGGTATGGAGCGAATGAACTCGTCATAAGGCAATTGTTCGACATCGACCACATTAATTTGAACAAAAGTGCGAAGCTGAGCCGAGAAATAGGTTGTCAAATATCGCGCGAAGTTCTCATGTATACGAGTCAAGCTGCGGATGTGATCCTTCGAGAACCGAACGGCGCGCTTGAAATCGTACACACTGACCTTGCGCGTTGTTTCTTCCTTCTTCAAATCCTCCGCATCCATTTCGCCGGACGATAAGGCGGCAAGCAGCGCGTCGATTTCGTTCTGCGATAATACATCAACCAATTCTCTCACCTCCTTCGAGGAATAGCTTCGCTAATTAAATCTCAGTAATAATAAAGTTCGTAATTTCTACCTTCACTAGCTTACCGCTTGGCAGTATGGGATTGATGAGCGTCAACAGCTTGGACTCCAGATAGTCCTCTCCGGCAGAGCCGTTCAGCTCCTCTGCCTTCAAGTCCGCGAGCGTGCGGCTCACGATTGGCTTGATCTCAATTTCGAGCAGCTTGTCGAACTCTTCTTTCGTTTTCTTCTCGTCTAGCTGGAAGGCGAAGCTCATACGAACGACATAGTTAGGGTCAAGCAGGTTCCGCTGAAAATCCTTCAGCTCAGAAGTTACTTCCACGCGTTCGTCAGCTGTCAACACCGCGATCTCGACAGGCTCTTCATGATGCGCCGCCTCGTCGGTCGGATCATTGAACATCGTCCGGAACAAAATAATGGCCACGATGGCGATGAGAGTGATGGACAATAAAATTGTAATTAACCAAGGCATCATCTTTTTCATGTCGAAGGACCCTCCGTTTTACTCTTTTGGGCCGCAGCAACGAGGCCAATTGTTTGAAGAAACTGCTGATTAAGCGCGATGAGCTCAGGCGTCTTTTCTTTCACGACAAGCTTATTGCCGGTCGTGAGCGTAATAACGGTATCAGCAGCCTCTTCAATCAATTCAATTAGAAGAGCATTAATTGTTATTTTGGTTCCGTTCAAACGCGTTACGGTAATCATGAGTTATCCCCTCTTTATTTCGGGGAGGCTTGCGCCTCCCCCTGTGCTATGGATTGGATTAACGTTTCAGATTGACAACCTCTTGCAAAATTTCGTCGGAGGTCGTGATAATTCGGGAGTTCGCTTGGAAGCCGCGCTGTGCCACAATCATTTCGGTAAACTCGGCTGTCAGATCGACGTTCGACATCTCCAGCTGTCCAGAGATGATGGCGCCTGTTCCAGCTTCGGCGTCATTGGCTGCGAACAGCTCGAACTCTCCCTCCGGATTGGCGTTGACAGTCATCCGATACAGGTTACCGCCAACCTTCTCAAGACCGCTGGGGTTGACGACTCTGGCAACGCCGAGCGGTCCGTATTCCACCTGACCGTCCGCTGTCACACCAAGCAGAGTACCGTTCTGGCTAATCGTAAACGCCGTAACCTCTTCATCCAGCACGATTGGGGCTCCATCCTGACCGAGCACGAACATGCCGTCCTGCGTAACGAGCTGTCTATTCGCATCCAGTGTAAAGTTACCGGCGCGTGTCAGCAGCATTTCCCCTCCGTCGCCGGCGGATACAACAAAAAATCCGTCGCCGTCAATGCGGAGGTCTGTTACTTGATTCGTTGTCATAGCAGATCCCGCGGTATGAATCGTATCAATCGAACCAATCGCAACGCCAAGACCGATCTGCTTGGCGTTAACGCCGCCGCTTGTGCCTTCCTCAGGCGCCGTTACGCCGGACACCGTCTGGCTTAGAATGTCCTGGAACATAACGCGGCCCGCTTTGAAGCCGACCGTGTTCACGTTCGCAATGTTATTGCCGATGACGTCAAGCTTGGTTTGAAACCCTCGCATACCGGATACGCCGGAGTACATAGATCTTAACATGGTTTCAGTTCCCCCAATGGTTATAATTTACAGATGTCCGCTGCTTCAATCGATCCGCATGCGGCAAGGCCTCCGTTAGGTCCAGCCTTAAGAAATAATAATGGCGCTGTCTATTTGCGTAAATACGCTGCTCTTCATTTGATTGCCATCCATGGCCGTTACCACGGTACGGCTTGGTACATTCACGATCATGGCAATATCCTTTAATACAATTAAGGAATCCTTGGCGCCCTTGGATGCCGCGTCGTCGACAGCCTTCATAAGCTGATTCAGCGATTCGGGCTGAAGCGTGATGCCTCTCTGCTGCATGCGCACTTCGGCGTGATGGCTGAACCTCAAGGTTGTGGAGCTAAGCAGCTTGCCGAATGGAGTGGCCGATCCCGTCTGGCCGTTGCCGGTCTTGGCTGTTTTGTCAGAAGCTAGCGGCGACTGCTTGATCGGAAACAGATGTCCAATCTTCATGGAATCGCTCATGGTGCTTCCACCTCTTCCGCTCCGGCCTCAGCCTCATCGGCATCTTCCTCCGGCTCAGCCTCAGTCCTGCCAGGATCTGTGTCCGAGATCGAAACGAGATAGTCCAACGCCACTTCCTTGGCACCGATCTGGGCGTATAATACGCCGTCCTTCGACAAGATGGAATCCACCTGCCCGCTCATGGTCGCGATCGCGCCAGTCTCGTCATATTCGTTCCACTCCACAAACTTTCCGATCATGCTGGAGGCTGCACCAATATTTTGACGCATTAACGATAATTCAGTGGACATATTCATCAGCTGCTCAACGGACGTGAACTGCGCCATCTGTGCGATAAATTCCTTGTCCTGCAAGGGCTGCATGGGATCTTGGTTGCGCAGCTGCGTGACCAGAATAGTTAGAAATTGATCCTTCCCAAGTGTGTCCGAGCTGCTTCTGGCAGCTGCAGTCCGAACGTTTGACACATCATAATTGGGCCATACGTTGCGCGTCGATACGCTGTCTGCCATCCTTCGTTCACCTCCCGTCATCCCTATTGAAAGCTATCCCATCCTGCTCTTAGCCACTTAAGCTGTTTCATTGATGGAACGTCCGTATCCCAAGCCCTGAATAGCAGCTTGCTCCACCAGGTCGGATTCAAACGCGTTATCTGTTACCTTCTGGTCATCTCGGAAGCCTTGACGATTGCCTGATGACTGTCCACCCTGCTGGCCGTGGCCCGCATGCTGCTGAGACAGCTCGGATGAGGAGGAGCTTTGTGTCACCTCCAGCTTATCCACATGGAGACCCTGTGCTTGCAGGGACGCTCTCAGCTGTGCCATCTGGTTGTCCAGCATATCCTTAGCCATAGCGGAATCCGTCTGGAATATCGCGGTCAGCACACCATTCTGCATCGAGATCCGCACATCCACTTGACCCAGATGCTCAGGGAACAGCATCAGCTTTGCCTCAGACAAGCCGCTAACGGTATGTATATCAAACTTCGATACGATCATGCCGTTCATGGTCTCTGCGAAATCATCAGCCAGTACGAAGGCCGAAGGCGCCGCAGCTGCCTTATGCAATAGCGGAGAAAACTCCTTTACATTATCCGGTCCGATAAAAGGCAGTGTCCCTGAAGCGAGCGATTCGCCGCCTTTGGCCTCGCCAGCCATTTCCTCGTAAGGCATACCCGCCGCCTCGGCAGCTGACGATATCGCCCCATTCAAAACAGAGGGATGATTCACCGCCTGCGACAGCCGCTGGAGAAGAGCTGATGTATCTTTAGTCGTTGCAGGCTGAGCCATCAACCAAGCTGGAAGTGCTGCTTCCGACTGGGCTTTACTGCTGGAGCTTGAAGATTTGTCCTCCGACAAACTAACCGCCATCGTTTGCAATTGAGCCATAATCAGCGCAAATGGCTCCTGGCCCTTCAGCTGCTTCATAGCTCCAAGCTGCAACGCTGCCTGTAGCTGAAGCAAACCATCCTGAATACCTGATTTCACATTGGCAAGCATCTCGTGGGCATCTACAGTCTCTGATGCGTCGCCAGAGCCGGTATTCGTTGGAGGCATCGGTACGCCAAGCAGAGCGAGTAGCGCCTGTAAGGAATCAAGCAAGGCTTGAAGCTGTTCAAGCTGCTCCAATGCCGCGTTCGATTCATTCGATTGTGCCATGCTCGCATCCAGCTGATCCACCAACCCTTCAATGAAAAAGCTGATGTCTTCAACGGTAGGGGTTGCACCTTGCTCTGCTCCCGCAGTCAGCGCCTCCAGTCCAGCAGCAATGGCAAGTAGCCCGACGGTAGATGGTTGTTCGCTGCCGCCATTAGCTTCTGTGCCCATGATCTGAACCAGTGCCTGCTGAAAGCCCTCTCCCTCAGAGCCAGCTGTTCCGTTCGCATTCGACCCTAGCTTAGCGGCAGATGCTTGTCCCATTGAGGTGCTGCTTACATGTAGCATATCCATTTCAATTCACCTCCTTTCCCGTACCTGCTTTGGCATTATGAGCCAGACATCAGCTTGGACATGATACCTGCTGCCGCTTCCTCGTCAATGCTCGACATCTCTGCCAGAATGGAAGAACGAGTGCCGTCATCCACGGCATTCAAGATGCGGATAACCTTGCTGGGACTAATATCAATCATCCCAATAAGCATTTCGCCTGCGCTTTTAGCGTCCATGGCCGAGAAAGTTGCACGAAGCTGGTCCTGATTCAATGTGGAGGATGCCGGCTTTTCAACCGCAGCAGCGGCTTCCGCTTTTTCGAGACGGGCTTGCAGCGCTGCAAGCTGCTGATCCTTAGCCGTCACGCTGTCCTTCATCTTCATCGTCACCTCTGCGGCGATCGCAGGATTCATCTTCTCCATAATTCGGACTCGGTCATCCGCACGCATCGCCGAGAACAACAACACCATTTCATCATTGGTCAGGTTCTGTACGATTGGAGCCGCCTTGCTGGGCGTCATCCTGGTGAACATGCTGGCAAGCTCGGTAATCTTCGCTTGGTATTGCTCGTCATCCAGCTTCTTTTCTTCCGTCTGCTGCTTCAACGCTTCATTCTCTTGCTCTAGCTCCTTGACTGCCGTCTCTTGCGAGGATTGTGAGCTGGTCGTGTCCGCAAGCTGCTGCTTGGCTTCGGCGAGCTCAGCCTCGAGCTCCTGTATACGTTCGTTCATCTTGATCGTCCGGATTTGATCGTCATCCATTGTGCTGCCGGTAACCTCCGGCTCCGGCAGAACGTTCTTCACCACGGGGACAGATTGTCCGAACTGAAGCGCTCGATTACGGAAATCGGTGTCGAACAAGGTAAGCAGTACGCCCAACAAAACGATTACGAATAAGATCGGCACCATCACGAACAAGAAGCGTTCGAACCCGTTATAACCTTTTTCCAATTCTGCATCCGCCATATTCTTCACTCCTTCAAGCGGCGTCCCACGGTGCTACGGGGTAGGCATGATGAACCTAACGGTCGCCATTTCGTCAAGCTCGTTCTGCTCCTTCAGCTGCAAAGCCTGCTTAAAACGATCAAGAGCATGGTCTTTGGCTTTCAGCCACACCTTTTCGTCCTTCATTTTGTCTGCAAGCTTCGAACGGTTTTGCTCAACCTTGCGTTCAGCCTGCCATACATCCTTCAGCTTCTGTTCAATGCGCAGCTGCAGGTGGTCGATGTAATCGCCAATCAACCGCAAATCGGATAATGGCATGCCAGTCTGGGAAGCCTCCTGAAGCTTGTTCTCCCAATCCGACTTGATCTCCCTAAGCTCGTGGAGCGACTTTTCTTCCTCTTGCAGTGAGCTAAGCGCTGTTGACAGCACCCATTCCGCCTGCGTCTTTTCGCTGGTCTTCAGGTCTACAATTTTTTGAAAGGAATAATGAAAGGAAGCCAATCCGCTCAACTCCTATAAAATTCATTCAGAAGACGTTCCTGCGTATGCTGCAGATTTGTTTTTTCATTCGTTTTTTGTCTGGTGAAGGCATGAATAGCGTCGATATGTTCAATGGCCGTATCGATTTCTTTGTTCGAGCCTAGCTGATACGCCCCGATATTGATGAGATCCTCCGAATCCTTGTAGAGAGAGAGCAGCCGCTTTAACCGATTGGCTGCATCCTGCTGCTCTTCGGATACGATTTCCTTCATCACGCGGCTTACGGAGGCCAGCACGTCTATCGCAGGGAAGTGGCCTTTATGGGCAATATGACGACTGAGCACAATATGGCCATCCAGAATGCCTCGCACCGCGTCCGCTATCGGCTCATTCATATCATCACCATCAACCAATACGGTATAGAAGGCGGTGATGGAGCCTTTGACTCCGGTTCCCGCTCGCTCCAGCAGCTTGGGCAACGCAGCGAATACGGATGGTGTATAACCCCGTGTAGCGGGAGGCTCGCCCACGGCAAGACCTACCTCGCGAAGCGCCATTGCATAGCGGGTAACGGAATCCATCATCAGCATCACGTTCAGTCCGCGGTCCCGGAAATATTCCGCGATGCTGGTCGCGATAAGCGCGCCCTTCATTCGAATGAGCGCCGGCTGGTCGGAAGTTGCAACGATTACGACAGAACGAGCTAAGCCTTCAGGTCCCAGGTCCTTCTCCATAAACTCCAGCACTTCCCGGCCTCGTTCGCCAATCAACGCAATCACATTGACATCAGCTGACGTATTGCGGGCGATCATGCCGAGCAGGGTGCTCTTGCCTACTCCGGAGCCAGCGAATATGCCAACGCGCTGGCCTTGGCCGACAGTCAGCAAGCCGTCAATCGCGCGCACACCGATACTAAGCGGATCCTTGACTCTCGGCCTGCTCAGTGGATTACTTGGCTCGTT
This genomic window contains:
- a CDS encoding MgtE protein, encoding MADAELEKGYNGFERFLFVMVPILFVIVLLGVLLTLFDTDFRNRALQFGQSVPVVKNVLPEPEVTGSTMDDDQIRTIKMNERIQELEAELAEAKQQLADTTSSQSSQETAVKELEQENEALKQQTEEKKLDDEQYQAKITELASMFTRMTPSKAAPIVQNLTNDEMVLLFSAMRADDRVRIMEKMNPAIAAEVTMKMKDSVTAKDQQLAALQARLEKAEAAAAVEKPASSTLNQDQLRATFSAMDAKSAGEMLIGMIDISPSKVIRILNAVDDGTRSSILAEMSSIDEEAAAGIMSKLMSGS
- the fliI gene encoding flagellar protein export ATPase FliI, with the translated sequence MHSIELDIGKYLEHLRPIDPVRVNGKVTQVIGLTVESEGPDASIGDLCYIYPSKGAKPLKAEVVGFRNNKVILMPLGELHAISPGCDVVGTGKPLTVQVGSELLGKVLDGLGNPLDGSRLPSRMQHYSTHNEPSNPLSRPRVKDPLSIGVRAIDGLLTVGQGQRVGIFAGSGVGKSTLLGMIARNTSADVNVIALIGERGREVLEFMEKDLGPEGLARSVVIVATSDQPALIRMKGALIATSIAEYFRDRGLNVMLMMDSVTRYAMALREVGLAVGEPPATRGYTPSVFAALPKLLERAGTGVKGSITAFYTVLVDGDDMNEPIADAVRGILDGHIVLSRHIAHKGHFPAIDVLASVSRVMKEIVSEEQQDAANRLKRLLSLYKDSEDLINIGAYQLGSNKEIDTAIEHIDAIHAFTRQKTNEKTNLQHTQERLLNEFYRS
- the fliJ gene encoding flagellar export protein FliJ; translated protein: MASFHYSFQKIVDLKTSEKTQAEWVLSTALSSLQEEEKSLHELREIKSDWENKLQEASQTGMPLSDLRLIGDYIDHLQLRIEQKLKDVWQAERKVEQNRSKLADKMKDEKVWLKAKDHALDRFKQALQLKEQNELDEMATVRFIMPTP
- a CDS encoding flagellar hook-length control protein FliK, whose translation is MDMLHVSSTSMGQASAAKLGSNANGTAGSEGEGFQQALVQIMGTEANGGSEQPSTVGLLAIAAGLEALTAGAEQGATPTVEDISFFIEGLVDQLDASMAQSNESNAALEQLEQLQALLDSLQALLALLGVPMPPTNTGSGDASETVDAHEMLANVKSGIQDGLLQLQAALQLGAMKQLKGQEPFALIMAQLQTMAVSLSEDKSSSSSSKAQSEAALPAWLMAQPATTKDTSALLQRLSQAVNHPSVLNGAISSAAEAAGMPYEEMAGEAKGGESLASGTLPFIGPDNVKEFSPLLHKAAAAPSAFVLADDFAETMNGMIVSKFDIHTVSGLSEAKLMLFPEHLGQVDVRISMQNGVLTAIFQTDSAMAKDMLDNQMAQLRASLQAQGLHVDKLEVTQSSSSSELSQQHAGHGQQGGQSSGNRQGFRDDQKVTDNAFESDLVEQAAIQGLGYGRSINETA